A single genomic interval of Paenibacillus macerans harbors:
- a CDS encoding sigma-70 family RNA polymerase sigma factor, translating to MTEKQTPHESWQAAVCLIRVYQETKDNEVATELIRKYDPMVKTAASKIARNRPDLYEDLYQVGEMALIRLLQQYDTSLGIPFEPYAMKSMIGHMKNYLRDKSWYIQVPRRIKEKGALVQQAIDELTVKLERSPNVKDIAEYLELSVEETVEVLAGRECYHYVSLDSPLSQEESAATLGELLSSETNDYEALEKRMDLQQALSFLKMQEQQVLLLAFQEGQSQRTIARKLGMSQMSVSRIQKRATEKLKQIMDQMNAH from the coding sequence ATGACCGAAAAGCAGACTCCCCATGAGTCGTGGCAAGCAGCGGTTTGTCTGATCAGAGTTTATCAAGAAACGAAGGACAATGAAGTCGCGACGGAATTGATCCGGAAATACGATCCCATGGTCAAAACGGCCGCCAGCAAAATTGCCCGGAACCGGCCCGATTTGTATGAAGACCTGTATCAGGTGGGAGAAATGGCTCTGATCCGGCTGCTTCAGCAGTATGACACCAGCCTCGGCATTCCGTTTGAGCCTTATGCGATGAAAAGCATGATTGGGCACATGAAAAATTATTTGCGGGACAAGTCCTGGTATATCCAGGTGCCGCGCAGAATCAAGGAAAAAGGCGCGCTTGTGCAGCAGGCCATCGACGAGTTGACCGTAAAGCTCGAACGTTCGCCCAACGTCAAAGATATCGCCGAATATTTGGAGCTGTCGGTGGAGGAAACGGTCGAAGTGCTTGCCGGACGCGAATGCTATCATTATGTGTCTCTGGATTCGCCGCTTTCCCAGGAGGAAAGCGCAGCAACGCTGGGAGAACTGCTTAGCTCGGAAACGAATGACTATGAAGCATTGGAGAAAAGGATGGATTTGCAGCAGGCGCTTTCGTTTTTGAAAATGCAGGAACAGCAGGTGCTGCTGCTTGCTTTTCAGGAGGGGCAGTCGCAAAGAACGATCGCCCGCAAGCTGGGCATGTCCCAGATGAGCGTTTCCCGCATCCAGAAACGGGCGACGGAGAAGCTCAAACAAATTATGGACCAAATGAACGCGCATTAA
- a CDS encoding DUF948 domain-containing protein, which produces MGTKARETDMIWEISVACIAAVFAVVAVFLARVLRAAERSMRQAAETLNVMQNTVADLSSDVKRLVHQANDLAADAQRQLKLLEPVLEAVHLAGEAWGETALTAKQVSAALAGLLRSRSKTAKASAAAASSAKAAEPEQRRAGDASAASPATGSANDRALGQADPSMSEKGTDDGSEAGWVKWADLAAEIWRKYRS; this is translated from the coding sequence ATGGGAACGAAAGCGAGGGAAACGGATATGATTTGGGAAATCAGTGTGGCGTGCATTGCGGCGGTATTTGCGGTGGTTGCGGTTTTTTTGGCGAGAGTCTTGAGGGCGGCGGAACGCTCGATGCGGCAGGCGGCAGAAACGCTAAACGTTATGCAAAACACGGTTGCCGATCTAAGTTCGGACGTCAAACGCCTTGTGCATCAGGCGAATGATCTCGCCGCCGATGCGCAGCGCCAGCTGAAGCTGCTGGAACCGGTCCTGGAAGCGGTTCACCTGGCCGGCGAAGCATGGGGTGAAACGGCGCTGACGGCCAAACAGGTGTCCGCGGCGCTGGCCGGCCTCCTTCGGAGCCGTTCCAAAACGGCCAAAGCTTCGGCGGCCGCGGCTTCCAGCGCCAAAGCGGCGGAACCGGAGCAGCGGAGAGCGGGGGATGCTTCAGCGGCCAGTCCGGCAACCGGTTCAGCAAACGATCGGGCATTAGGCCAGGCCGATCCGTCCATGAGCGAAAAGGGAACGGATGACGGCTCCGAAGCAGGCTGGGTCAAATGGGCGGATCTTGCCGCCGAGATATGGCGGAAATACCGGAGTTAA
- a CDS encoding cation diffusion facilitator family transporter, protein MDIYEDIRKGERGAWVSIAAYLVLSAFKLISGFYFASSALLADGFNNLTDIVASVAVLIGLKISQKPPDSDHAYGHFRAETIAALVASFIMAMVGIQVIVDAVRALAAGEQTEPDVRSALISLVCAAAMGGVYWFNRRLARQINNQALMAAAKDNLSDALVSVGAAVGIFGAQFGLPWLDTVAAIAVGILICKTAWDIFRDSTHNLTDGFDEKELRDLRSSISRIPGVEGIKDLKARVHGNHVLVDVVIEVEPHLTVIESHEISDRVEERMRRIQNVMHVHVHVEPKGTA, encoded by the coding sequence GTGGATATATATGAAGATATTCGAAAAGGGGAACGCGGGGCTTGGGTCAGCATTGCCGCTTATTTGGTGCTGTCCGCCTTTAAACTAATCAGCGGTTTTTATTTTGCCTCAAGCGCGCTGCTTGCCGACGGGTTTAATAACTTGACGGACATCGTGGCGTCGGTGGCCGTGCTGATCGGGCTTAAAATTTCGCAAAAACCGCCGGATTCCGATCACGCTTACGGCCATTTCCGGGCCGAAACGATCGCCGCGCTGGTCGCTTCTTTTATTATGGCCATGGTCGGCATTCAGGTGATCGTCGACGCGGTCCGCGCCCTGGCGGCCGGCGAACAAACAGAGCCGGATGTGCGCTCGGCGCTGATCTCCCTGGTCTGCGCCGCCGCGATGGGCGGCGTCTATTGGTTCAACCGCCGGTTGGCCAGGCAGATCAACAATCAGGCGCTGATGGCGGCGGCCAAGGACAATTTGTCCGACGCTCTGGTCAGCGTAGGGGCGGCCGTCGGCATTTTCGGGGCCCAATTCGGGCTGCCTTGGCTGGACACCGTTGCGGCTATCGCCGTCGGTATATTGATTTGCAAAACGGCCTGGGATATTTTTCGCGATTCCACTCACAATTTGACGGACGGTTTTGACGAAAAAGAATTGCGCGATTTGCGCAGTTCTATCTCGCGAATCCCCGGAGTAGAAGGGATTAAAGACTTAAAAGCCCGCGTGCACGGCAACCATGTGCTCGTGGACGTCGTCATTGAGGTGGAACCTCATCTGACGGTGATTGAAAGCCATGAAATCAGCGACCGCGTGGAGGAGCGGATGCGGCGGATCCAAAACGTGATGCATGTCCATGTGCATGTGGAGCCGAAGGGAACGGCCTAA
- a CDS encoding SpoIIE family protein phosphatase, producing MRILIVDDNPTNIIIIREILKKEKYRNTVSVSSTKEMFERLGVRSLERIEECGPSDIDLILLDMMMPDMDGLEACRLLQRSEHLKEIPIIMVTAIGDSNKLAEALDAGANDFVTKPINKVELMARIRTALRLKLEKDWHRNRDQRIQEELKLAALVQNAVLSTPIHDQHVEIDAIYKPSNELAGDLYAWYSLGEGRYGVILLDMMGHGISSSLFCMFISSVMKDTVHNFVEPEKVIQELNRQFNQLHIVSKLIQYYFTAIYLVVDTRRKKIDYVNAGHPPALFYKHDGSLVKMDRIGPPVGLFDEMEVYPQTLYYEEGGHIALYTDGLTDAQRGTLEERQAWLEHSLKGSGHRFNREEMNRMFFDEGLPREREDDKCLVWIYLK from the coding sequence ATGAGAATTTTAATCGTCGACGACAACCCGACCAACATCATTATCATTCGGGAAATTCTGAAAAAAGAGAAATACCGCAACACCGTGTCCGTTTCCTCTACGAAGGAGATGTTTGAACGTTTGGGAGTGCGAAGTCTGGAGCGGATCGAGGAGTGCGGGCCGTCCGATATCGATTTGATTTTGCTGGATATGATGATGCCCGATATGGACGGGCTTGAGGCCTGCCGGCTGCTGCAGCGGTCCGAGCATTTGAAAGAGATACCGATCATCATGGTAACGGCCATCGGCGATTCGAACAAGCTGGCGGAAGCGCTGGATGCGGGGGCGAATGATTTCGTCACCAAACCCATTAACAAAGTGGAGCTGATGGCCCGAATCCGTACGGCGCTGCGGCTGAAGCTGGAAAAAGACTGGCACAGGAACCGGGACCAGCGGATCCAGGAGGAACTGAAGCTGGCGGCGCTCGTACAGAATGCGGTGCTCAGCACCCCGATCCACGATCAGCATGTTGAAATCGATGCCATCTATAAACCTTCCAATGAATTGGCCGGGGATTTGTATGCCTGGTATTCGCTTGGCGAAGGCAGGTACGGCGTTATTTTGCTCGACATGATGGGGCATGGCATTTCCTCGTCGTTGTTCTGCATGTTTATCTCCTCGGTCATGAAAGACACCGTTCATAATTTTGTCGAGCCGGAAAAAGTCATTCAGGAATTAAACCGGCAATTTAATCAATTACATATCGTAAGCAAGCTGATTCAATATTATTTTACGGCGATTTATCTTGTCGTGGACACGCGGCGGAAAAAAATCGACTACGTGAACGCGGGGCATCCGCCGGCGCTGTTCTACAAGCATGACGGATCGCTCGTCAAGATGGACCGGATCGGTCCGCCGGTCGGGTTGTTTGACGAAATGGAGGTGTATCCTCAAACGCTCTATTACGAGGAAGGCGGGCATATCGCGCTTTATACGGACGGTCTGACCGACGCGCAAAGGGGCACTTTGGAGGAGCGCCAGGCATGGCTCGAACATTCGCTGAAGGGCAGCGGCCACCGCTTCAACCGGGAGGAGATGAACCGGATGTTTTTTGACGAAGGTCTGCCGCGCGAGCGGGAAGACGATAAATGCCTCGTTTGGATCTATTTGAAATGA
- a CDS encoding DUF6483 family protein, whose protein sequence is MLRRDYLVRMIEDMTEILGKVFALKQEKKTVEARTELDELYKRQFRLNSQLLGTLAAKDIVQMFRTGGEIEADKLQSLARLLKEEGDLLISSGERDEGISRWMKSLHLYLTSALSGADRSLWDWENKIAELRPLLKEYRLPAETGVLVFRYEEQEGRFDQAENVLFRLLEDGELSKDEGIAFYQRLLQLPPERLEAGGLPPDEVREGLAELESRF, encoded by the coding sequence ATGCTGCGGAGAGATTACCTGGTTCGCATGATCGAGGATATGACGGAGATTTTGGGAAAAGTATTTGCGCTTAAACAGGAGAAAAAGACGGTGGAGGCCCGGACCGAGCTGGACGAACTGTACAAAAGGCAGTTTCGCCTGAATTCACAGCTGCTAGGAACCTTGGCGGCCAAGGATATCGTGCAAATGTTCCGGACCGGCGGAGAGATTGAAGCCGATAAGCTGCAGAGTCTTGCCCGGCTGCTTAAGGAAGAAGGCGATTTGCTCATCTCCTCCGGGGAGCGGGACGAAGGGATTTCGCGCTGGATGAAATCGCTGCATCTGTATTTGACGTCCGCGCTTAGCGGCGCGGATCGTTCATTATGGGACTGGGAGAATAAAATCGCCGAGCTAAGGCCGCTGTTAAAAGAGTACCGTCTCCCCGCCGAAACCGGCGTTCTGGTCTTCCGTTACGAAGAACAGGAGGGCCGTTTCGACCAGGCCGAAAACGTCTTGTTCCGGCTGTTGGAGGATGGCGAACTTTCCAAAGACGAAGGAATCGCTTTCTATCAACGGCTGCTGCAGCTTCCGCCGGAACGCCTGGAGGCGGGCGGGCTGCCGCCGGACGAGGTCCGGGAAGGGCTTGCGGAATTGGAAAGCCGTTTTTAG
- a CDS encoding C40 family peptidase, whose protein sequence is MKRSVTIALLSAILLSSYTALPDQASASAAATAGSVAKGHINSGVNLRTKPSLSGKVIGLVKKGSQVTVLDRSTKYFYKVKTQGGTVGYVSANPKYITVSSGSSAPAPKPETSGSVSRQIEQVIQTGMKYLGTPYEFGSNRNTTTTFDCSDFVRQAYKEALGITLPSDSRKQGAWIKDNGTAVYDIGSLKRGDLVFFISYRGSKASDYAGIDKQSQRITHVAMYLGNGQLLHTYSTKSGGVKVDQLDGAWVHRFMFGGSVLK, encoded by the coding sequence ATGAAACGAAGCGTCACCATTGCTTTATTGAGCGCCATTTTACTATCTTCCTATACAGCGTTACCGGATCAAGCGTCCGCATCCGCGGCGGCAACCGCTGGATCGGTCGCCAAAGGACATATCAACAGCGGGGTGAATCTGCGCACCAAACCTTCTCTTTCCGGAAAGGTGATCGGCCTGGTGAAAAAAGGCTCCCAGGTCACCGTTTTGGACCGAAGCACCAAGTACTTCTATAAGGTGAAAACGCAAGGCGGAACGGTCGGTTATGTCAGCGCAAACCCGAAATACATTACGGTTTCTTCCGGCTCTTCCGCTCCGGCGCCAAAGCCTGAGACTTCGGGGAGCGTAAGCCGGCAAATCGAGCAGGTGATTCAAACGGGGATGAAGTATCTCGGCACCCCTTACGAGTTCGGTTCGAACCGGAATACGACGACGACGTTTGACTGCTCCGATTTCGTCAGACAAGCCTATAAAGAGGCGCTTGGCATTACTCTGCCGTCCGATTCGCGCAAACAGGGGGCCTGGATCAAGGACAACGGCACGGCCGTTTATGACATCGGCAGCCTGAAGCGGGGCGATCTCGTTTTCTTTATAAGCTATAGAGGTTCGAAGGCTTCGGACTACGCGGGCATCGACAAGCAGAGCCAGCGGATAACGCATGTGGCGATGTATCTCGGCAATGGACAATTGCTTCACACCTATTCGACCAAATCGGGCGGGGTGAAGGTAGACCAGCTTGACGGGGCGTGGGTGCACCGCTTTATGTTTGGCGGAAGCGTCCTGAAATAA
- a CDS encoding asparaginase → METVLVNEYRGGLLECTHFGHICIVNGRGEVVKRAGNPHQLIFTRSAAKPIQAIPGIRAGIVEAFGLGDAEAAIMAASHRAEAAHVGTLERLLDKTGLKEEALVCAPSLPLDEHARERVLRQGGNRRRLYHNCAGKHLGVLAYCKLKGYPLDGYNRPEHPVQKEILATLAELAGCAQDDISLGTDGCGFPVFALPLSALAAAYVKLARPELIDDPKTAKAAAFIASAMNRHPQLVAGSGRIDSILLADPNIVAKGGFKGVYAFALRKERLGVAFKVLDGSEEEWGLIVTAILEQLGYGNEETLRKLRSAFPSAIKNDEGWEVGHAETAFSLGNPV, encoded by the coding sequence ATGGAAACAGTACTGGTGAACGAATACCGAGGGGGCCTTTTGGAATGCACCCACTTTGGACATATATGCATCGTGAATGGCCGGGGCGAGGTGGTGAAACGGGCTGGGAATCCTCATCAGCTTATATTCACCCGGTCGGCGGCCAAACCGATTCAGGCGATTCCGGGAATACGGGCGGGCATCGTAGAGGCGTTTGGCCTCGGCGATGCGGAGGCCGCGATCATGGCCGCGTCCCACCGGGCCGAAGCGGCGCATGTCGGAACGCTGGAGCGGCTGCTGGACAAAACCGGGCTTAAGGAAGAAGCTTTGGTATGCGCGCCAAGCCTGCCGCTGGATGAACACGCCAGGGAACGGGTGCTGCGCCAAGGCGGGAATCGGAGACGGTTATACCATAACTGCGCGGGCAAGCATTTGGGCGTGTTGGCCTACTGCAAGCTGAAAGGCTATCCCCTGGACGGCTACAATCGGCCGGAGCATCCGGTGCAGAAAGAGATTCTGGCAACGCTGGCGGAGCTCGCCGGCTGCGCGCAGGACGACATCTCGCTCGGCACGGACGGCTGCGGTTTTCCCGTTTTCGCGCTGCCGCTGTCCGCGTTGGCGGCCGCCTACGTTAAGCTGGCCCGCCCGGAATTGATTGACGATCCAAAAACGGCGAAGGCCGCCGCGTTCATCGCCTCCGCCATGAACCGGCATCCTCAGCTGGTGGCCGGTTCGGGGCGGATCGATTCAATTTTGCTGGCGGATCCGAATATCGTCGCCAAAGGCGGCTTTAAAGGCGTGTATGCCTTCGCTTTGCGCAAAGAGCGGCTTGGCGTTGCGTTTAAGGTATTGGACGGTTCGGAGGAGGAATGGGGCCTGATCGTTACGGCCATTCTGGAACAGCTCGGTTACGGCAACGAAGAAACGCTCCGCAAGCTGCGGAGCGCCTTTCCGTCTGCGATCAAAAATGATGAAGGCTGGGAGGTCGGTCATGCGGAGACGGCCTTTTCGTTGGGGAATCCGGTTTGA
- a CDS encoding STAS domain-containing protein, protein MNTRKSEKFSATPQFENGVRTVVLRGELDLSVAPDLRKVLEPLVGNEDEDLIINLKELKYIDSTGIGILLSILKARQGMPGRFFVREIPDHIHKLFELTGIAKFFAE, encoded by the coding sequence ATGAATACGAGAAAAAGTGAAAAGTTTTCCGCAACGCCGCAATTTGAAAACGGGGTGCGCACCGTGGTTTTGCGCGGAGAGCTGGATTTGTCCGTGGCTCCCGACCTGCGTAAAGTGCTGGAACCTTTGGTAGGAAACGAAGATGAGGACCTGATCATTAATTTGAAGGAGCTAAAATATATCGACAGTACCGGGATTGGGATTCTGCTGTCCATTTTGAAGGCAAGACAAGGGATGCCCGGCCGATTTTTCGTCAGAGAAATCCCCGATCATATTCACAAGCTGTTTGAATTGACCGGGATTGCCAAATTTTTTGCGGAATAG
- the rsbW gene encoding anti-sigma B factor RsbW: MIEGIERIVINLPATAEYVDIVRLNLYGVASKMGFSYEEIEDMKVAVSEACNNSVLYAYKQRAGMMEVTFEVLADALSITVRDEGESFEPWDKPEKRASLHDKKLSEVTVGGLGFYLMQALMDDVVVENEVGHGTKVTMLRRLQKSEEKV; the protein is encoded by the coding sequence ATGATAGAGGGAATAGAAAGAATCGTCATCAATTTGCCGGCAACCGCGGAGTACGTGGATATTGTCAGGTTAAATTTGTATGGTGTAGCCTCGAAAATGGGTTTTTCGTACGAAGAAATTGAAGACATGAAAGTAGCCGTATCCGAAGCCTGTAACAATTCCGTGCTTTACGCCTACAAGCAGAGGGCGGGTATGATGGAAGTCACGTTCGAAGTTTTGGCCGATGCTTTGTCGATTACGGTCAGAGATGAAGGGGAGAGCTTTGAACCGTGGGACAAGCCGGAAAAGCGCGCCAGTTTGCACGATAAAAAACTGAGCGAGGTGACGGTTGGCGGATTGGGCTTCTATTTGATGCAAGCGCTGATGGATGATGTCGTTGTGGAAAACGAAGTCGGACACGGAACGAAGGTGACGATGCTGCGCCGGCTCCAAAAGAGCGAGGAGAAAGTATGA
- a CDS encoding ABC-F family ATP-binding cassette domain-containing protein: MISTNGVTLRYGKRALFEDVNIKFTPGNCYGLIGANGAGKSTFLKILSGEIEPNQGEVFMTPGERLAVLKQNHFEYDEYPVLETVIMGHTRLYSIMKEKDALYAKPDFTEEDGLRAGELEGEFAELNGWDAEPDAAALLIGLGIPRELHDKKMAELSGNEKVRVLLAQALFGRPNNLLLDEPTNHLDLESIQWLENFLMDYEGTVIVVSHDRHFLNKVCTHIADIDFGKIQLYVGNYDFWYESSQLALQMQRDANKKKEEKIKELQAFIQRFSANASKSKQATSRKKQLDKITLEDIRPSNRKYPFLHFKAEREAGKQLLTVDGLTKTVEGEKALDNVSFVVNKGDKIAFVGPNGLPKTTLFQILMGELEADGGEYSWGVTTSQAYFPKDNSDYFDGVELNLVEWLRQYSKDQDETFLRGFLGRMLFSGEEALKKASVLSGGEKVRCMLAKMMLNGANVLLFDEPTNHLDLESITALNNGLIDFDGTILFTSHDHQFIQTIANRIIEITPNGIIDRVMTYDEYLESEEIQNLRKSMYPEEVNA; encoded by the coding sequence ATGATTAGTACTAACGGTGTAACGCTCCGCTACGGAAAACGGGCACTTTTCGAAGATGTAAATATAAAATTTACGCCAGGCAACTGCTATGGACTCATCGGCGCGAACGGGGCGGGGAAATCGACGTTCCTGAAAATTTTGTCCGGGGAGATCGAACCGAACCAGGGCGAAGTGTTTATGACGCCGGGGGAAAGACTTGCCGTGCTCAAGCAGAACCATTTCGAGTATGACGAGTATCCGGTGCTGGAGACGGTTATTATGGGCCATACGCGACTCTATTCGATCATGAAAGAGAAGGACGCCCTTTACGCCAAACCGGATTTCACCGAGGAAGACGGTTTGCGGGCCGGTGAATTGGAAGGCGAGTTCGCCGAGCTGAACGGCTGGGACGCCGAGCCGGACGCCGCCGCGCTGCTGATCGGCCTCGGCATTCCGCGCGAGCTGCACGATAAGAAAATGGCCGAGCTGAGCGGCAACGAGAAGGTTCGCGTATTGCTGGCCCAAGCTTTGTTCGGCCGGCCGAACAATCTGCTGCTCGACGAACCGACGAACCACCTGGACCTCGAATCGATCCAGTGGCTGGAAAACTTCCTGATGGACTATGAAGGCACCGTTATCGTCGTATCCCACGACCGCCACTTCCTGAACAAGGTGTGCACGCATATCGCGGATATCGATTTCGGCAAAATCCAGCTGTACGTCGGCAACTACGATTTCTGGTACGAATCGAGCCAGTTGGCGCTGCAGATGCAGCGGGACGCCAACAAGAAGAAGGAAGAGAAAATCAAAGAGCTGCAGGCGTTTATTCAGCGCTTCTCCGCCAACGCTTCGAAATCGAAGCAGGCGACTTCGCGGAAGAAGCAGCTGGACAAAATCACGCTGGAGGACATCCGTCCGTCCAACCGGAAATATCCGTTCCTGCACTTTAAAGCGGAGCGGGAAGCGGGCAAGCAGCTGCTGACGGTCGACGGGCTGACGAAAACGGTGGAAGGCGAAAAAGCGCTGGATAACGTCAGCTTCGTCGTGAACAAAGGCGACAAGATCGCTTTTGTAGGTCCGAACGGCCTGCCGAAAACGACGCTGTTCCAGATCCTCATGGGCGAACTGGAAGCGGACGGCGGGGAGTATAGCTGGGGCGTAACGACTTCGCAGGCGTATTTCCCGAAAGACAACTCGGATTATTTCGACGGGGTGGAGCTCAATCTGGTGGAATGGCTGCGCCAATATTCGAAAGATCAGGACGAAACGTTCCTGCGCGGCTTCCTGGGCCGGATGCTGTTCTCGGGCGAAGAAGCGCTGAAGAAGGCGAGCGTACTGTCCGGGGGCGAAAAGGTCCGCTGCATGCTGGCGAAAATGATGCTGAACGGCGCCAACGTGCTGCTGTTCGACGAGCCGACCAACCACCTCGACCTGGAGTCGATCACCGCGCTCAACAACGGGCTGATCGATTTCGACGGGACGATTTTGTTTACGTCGCATGACCACCAGTTTATCCAGACGATCGCCAACCGCATCATCGAAATTACGCCAAACGGCATCATCGACCGCGTCATGACGTACGATGAATATCTGGAAAGCGAAGAAATCCAAAACCTGCGCAAATCGATGTATCCGGAAGAGGTTAATGCTTAA
- a CDS encoding DUF1128 family protein yields the protein MDLSIKSQANVEFMIEAIKTKLKMASGAAMSASAFSVEQYDDIRDVYDIVMSKERLSISEVEALAQELGRLRSKA from the coding sequence ATGGATTTGTCCATAAAAAGCCAGGCTAATGTTGAATTTATGATTGAGGCGATCAAAACGAAGCTGAAAATGGCCTCGGGAGCGGCCATGTCGGCTTCGGCGTTCAGCGTGGAGCAATACGACGACATCCGCGACGTCTACGATATCGTGATGAGCAAGGAGCGCCTCAGCATTTCCGAGGTCGAAGCGCTCGCCCAGGAGTTGGGCCGGCTCCGCAGCAAGGCCTAG
- a CDS encoding alpha/beta fold hydrolase, translating into MDKITVNGFTIAYERQGQGETVVLLHGFCGSSAYWEKVQPLLALQYQVIAPDLRGHGFTDAPLGAYSIDQMADDVAGLMEALGIPKYTLLGHSMGGYVTLSLAERYASRLDGFGLIHSTGFPDSEEAKEKRLQAVSLIRAEGMTAFADGLVPGLFAAETAAKSPSDVNRAKEIGYRTPPQGAAGAALAMRERPDRRDVMADTSLPLLLVAGENDTVVPPARLFTAEGPHVTKAVIPGAGHMSMYEAPEQLHTVIADFLRQVYGGK; encoded by the coding sequence ATGGACAAGATAACGGTTAACGGATTTACGATCGCCTATGAGCGGCAGGGACAAGGCGAAACGGTAGTGCTGCTGCACGGATTTTGCGGCAGTTCCGCATACTGGGAGAAGGTTCAGCCGCTGCTTGCCTTACAATATCAAGTGATTGCCCCGGATCTGAGGGGACACGGCTTCACGGATGCCCCGCTGGGGGCTTATTCCATCGATCAGATGGCCGATGACGTCGCCGGACTCATGGAGGCGCTCGGCATTCCGAAGTATACGCTGCTCGGGCATTCCATGGGCGGGTACGTAACGCTGTCTCTCGCGGAGCGTTACGCTTCGCGGCTCGATGGATTCGGGCTGATTCATTCCACGGGATTCCCGGACAGCGAGGAAGCCAAGGAGAAACGGCTGCAGGCGGTGTCGCTCATCCGCGCCGAAGGGATGACCGCGTTTGCGGACGGGCTCGTTCCGGGCCTGTTTGCCGCGGAAACGGCGGCCAAGTCTCCGTCCGACGTGAATCGGGCGAAGGAGATCGGCTACCGTACGCCGCCGCAGGGCGCGGCCGGAGCCGCCCTGGCGATGCGGGAACGCCCCGACCGCCGGGACGTGATGGCCGATACATCGCTCCCGCTGCTGCTGGTGGCCGGCGAAAACGATACGGTCGTTCCGCCGGCGCGGTTATTTACGGCGGAAGGCCCGCACGTAACCAAAGCGGTCATCCCGGGGGCCGGCCATATGAGTATGTATGAGGCGCCGGAGCAGCTTCACACGGTCATCGCCGATTTCCTGCGGCAAGTTTACGGCGGGAAATAA
- the yyaC gene encoding spore protease YyaC: MEVWKGWPQAGLEPTKLGGGELDSFFQKIYTRHQGKTITFLCIGTDRSTGDALGPLVGTKLAERGIKEVVGTLREPCDAGNLQARMAAIPPENIVVAIDACLGAPGSVGYYLVSEQPLQPAQSVGSSLPAAGHYSVAAVVNVKGPKPYWTLQMTSLYKVLQMADEIAAAAAVSFGK, from the coding sequence GTGGAGGTTTGGAAGGGATGGCCGCAGGCCGGTTTGGAGCCAACCAAGCTAGGCGGCGGCGAACTGGACTCTTTTTTTCAAAAAATTTATACCAGGCATCAAGGGAAAACGATCACATTTCTGTGCATCGGCACAGACCGGTCTACGGGTGACGCGTTGGGCCCGCTCGTCGGCACGAAGCTGGCGGAGCGGGGAATAAAGGAAGTCGTCGGCACGCTCCGGGAGCCTTGCGACGCGGGGAATCTGCAGGCACGCATGGCCGCCATACCGCCGGAAAATATCGTCGTGGCCATCGACGCCTGTCTGGGGGCTCCGGGATCGGTAGGTTATTACCTCGTTTCGGAACAGCCGCTGCAGCCGGCGCAATCGGTGGGAAGCAGCTTGCCTGCGGCCGGGCATTACAGCGTAGCCGCCGTCGTCAATGTGAAGGGGCCCAAGCCCTACTGGACGCTGCAGATGACCTCGCTGTACAAAGTGTTGCAAATGGCCGATGAAATCGCAGCCGCGGCGGCTGTGTCTTTTGGAAAATAA